The following coding sequences are from one Nonlabens arenilitoris window:
- a CDS encoding cellulase family glycosylhydrolase, giving the protein MNRTNKNILRGGLILFYIFIIALITLGISSLYSYLNTGADRSTMLHTEQIQERYYIPIIEWDTSSIKGRPLDATTLQSVEEDYLNAWYVRVRALKNNSLTGIEDYYTANATAKITQLIDYNLSKKISVEMTTLEHHPKVEFFSEDGQLIVLTDTDVLVHEQLYKDGVFVNKSSSLNSYKIILLLEDGYWRIRQFVKTSSTEKLKKVSSRPLNINLKGINYYPRSAPWDTFGTQFHQDTIATDFKIIKDAGLNSIRIFVGYEDFGKEHVAVDKLERLQVLLDQAQIADIKVLVTLFDFYGNYTVSDWTMTQQHLLQVVQTIKDHDALLGYDIKNEPDLDYNSRNKEAVESWLEHMIYRIKLIDDMHPITIGWSNIISATALVDQVDFVTFHYYQPLNELESALTDLKNTTGHKKIAVTEYGVSSYSGLWNLMGSSEEEQANYHKEAQELLNKNKLAFMSWTLYDFESVPENVTGTYPWRRNPQKFYGFLDSRGKKKSSFKYINQH; this is encoded by the coding sequence GTGAATAGAACAAATAAAAACATACTGCGTGGTGGGCTTATCTTATTTTACATATTTATTATCGCATTAATTACACTGGGAATAAGTAGCCTCTATAGCTATCTTAATACTGGAGCAGATCGTAGCACAATGCTACATACTGAGCAAATACAGGAGCGCTATTACATCCCTATTATAGAATGGGACACGTCCAGTATAAAAGGTAGACCGCTAGATGCTACTACTTTACAATCTGTTGAAGAAGATTATTTAAACGCATGGTATGTAAGAGTAAGAGCATTAAAGAACAATTCACTTACTGGTATTGAAGATTATTATACGGCAAATGCTACCGCAAAGATTACTCAACTTATAGATTACAACTTAAGTAAAAAGATTAGTGTCGAGATGACCACGCTAGAACATCATCCCAAGGTAGAGTTTTTTAGTGAAGATGGTCAATTAATTGTCCTCACTGATACAGATGTGCTCGTGCATGAACAACTTTATAAAGATGGAGTTTTTGTAAATAAATCTAGCAGCTTAAACTCTTACAAAATCATTTTACTGTTAGAAGATGGATACTGGCGCATTAGACAATTTGTAAAAACATCTTCAACTGAGAAACTAAAAAAGGTTTCTTCTCGTCCTTTAAATATTAATTTAAAAGGTATTAATTACTACCCAAGAAGTGCTCCTTGGGACACATTTGGCACACAATTTCATCAAGACACTATAGCAACAGATTTCAAAATCATCAAAGATGCTGGTCTTAATAGTATTAGAATTTTTGTAGGATATGAAGACTTTGGCAAAGAGCATGTCGCAGTAGACAAGCTTGAAAGGTTGCAAGTATTATTAGATCAAGCGCAAATAGCAGATATAAAAGTATTAGTCACGCTATTTGATTTTTATGGCAATTATACCGTAAGCGATTGGACCATGACGCAACAGCATTTATTACAAGTTGTACAGACCATTAAGGATCATGATGCACTTCTAGGTTATGATATAAAAAATGAACCAGACCTAGATTATAATTCTAGAAATAAAGAAGCTGTAGAATCGTGGTTAGAGCATATGATTTATAGAATTAAATTAATAGATGACATGCACCCCATAACGATTGGGTGGTCTAACATTATCAGTGCAACCGCATTAGTTGATCAAGTTGACTTTGTAACCTTTCATTATTATCAACCCTTAAATGAGTTAGAAAGTGCTCTAACTGATTTAAAAAATACAACTGGTCACAAAAAAATTGCTGTTACAGAATATGGAGTAAGCTCATACTCGGGCTTATGGAATTTAATGGGATCTAGCGAGGAAGAACAAGCAAATTATCATAAAGAAGCCCAAGAACTACTCAATAAGAATAAACTTGCGTTTATGTCTTGGACTCTTTATGACTTTGAATCTGTGCCAGAAAATGTTACAGGAACATATCCATGGCGTAGAAATCCACAAAAATTTTATGGATTTCTAGATTCCAGGGGAAAGAAAAAATCTTCTTTTAAATATATTAACCAGCATTAA
- a CDS encoding dolichyl-phosphate beta-glucosyltransferase — protein MKTGIIIPCYNEEKRIDTAAFNAFIQSHEDYHLCFVNDGSKDNTLDVLNTMQRETPSRVSIVDVKKNAGKAAAVRSGARYLFNREDIDYIGFIDADLSTDFKDFKKLVDTLHNNDELTMVYGSRGKGEGQIERNVLRKLFSQIVKLFIFMILGLPIEDTQCGAKVFKRDIIPLAYDKQFLTRWLFDVEIFLRMKKHFGRKAIMNKMYEQPLERWVHMDDSKLGFKDAIQIPVMLMSIWYSYNLTAQFAVTAPQFQLAVNDGFEVYAGDVNWEGRMAA, from the coding sequence ATGAAAACTGGAATTATCATCCCTTGCTACAACGAAGAAAAAAGAATAGACACAGCTGCATTTAATGCCTTTATTCAATCTCATGAAGACTATCATTTATGTTTTGTAAATGATGGAAGTAAAGATAATACTCTAGATGTACTAAATACAATGCAAAGAGAAACTCCTAGTAGAGTAAGTATTGTAGATGTGAAAAAAAATGCAGGTAAAGCAGCAGCAGTAAGATCTGGTGCTAGGTACTTATTTAATCGTGAAGATATCGATTACATAGGCTTTATCGATGCAGATTTATCTACCGACTTTAAAGATTTCAAAAAGTTGGTAGATACTCTTCACAACAATGATGAGTTAACAATGGTATATGGATCTAGAGGTAAAGGTGAAGGTCAAATTGAGCGCAATGTATTGAGAAAACTATTTTCTCAAATCGTAAAACTATTCATCTTTATGATTTTAGGATTACCTATTGAAGACACACAATGTGGTGCAAAAGTCTTTAAAAGAGACATTATTCCACTTGCATATGATAAGCAGTTTTTAACGAGATGGTTATTTGATGTAGAGATTTTCTTGAGAATGAAAAAGCATTTTGGTAGAAAAGCAATTATGAATAAAATGTATGAGCAGCCATTAGAAAGATGGGTACATATGGATGATTCAAAATTAGGATTTAAAGACGCAATTCAAATCCCAGTAATGTTAATGAGTATCTGGTATTCTTATAATTTAACGGCTCAATTTGCAGTTACAGCACCGCAATTTCAATTAGCAGTTAATGATGGCTTTGAAGTATATGCTGGCGATGTAAATTGGGAAGGTCGTATGGCAGCATAA
- a CDS encoding SCO family protein: MLQFLIKNKWRALFMLVLCTVIFLAMQHLLTPKKDLIVLQPDQFDPTLVDDSMLFVKKYHKVAPFQLINQNGDTITEQDYQGKIYVADFFFTTCPTICPTMTKNMTVLQKEFKDDDEVFFLSHSVTPEYDTPEILKAYALEKGVLDHKWNLVTGEKEQIYNLARKSYLAAKDAPYGGKYDMVHTENFVLIDKEGRLRSRTYDGTQMEEIEALIEDIYILKATYEE; the protein is encoded by the coding sequence ATGCTTCAATTCTTGATTAAAAATAAATGGCGTGCTCTTTTTATGCTTGTGCTGTGCACGGTCATTTTCCTGGCTATGCAACATTTATTAACGCCCAAGAAAGATTTAATAGTTTTACAACCAGACCAGTTTGATCCTACACTGGTAGACGACAGCATGCTGTTTGTAAAGAAATATCACAAAGTAGCGCCATTTCAATTAATTAATCAAAATGGAGATACAATTACTGAACAGGATTATCAAGGCAAAATCTATGTGGCTGACTTTTTCTTCACAACTTGTCCCACCATTTGTCCAACGATGACTAAAAACATGACCGTATTGCAAAAAGAGTTTAAGGATGATGATGAGGTGTTTTTTCTATCACATAGTGTAACGCCTGAATATGATACGCCTGAGATATTAAAAGCCTATGCTCTTGAAAAAGGTGTACTGGATCATAAATGGAACCTCGTCACTGGTGAAAAAGAACAAATTTACAATCTAGCGCGTAAATCTTATCTAGCTGCTAAAGATGCTCCTTATGGAGGTAAGTATGACATGGTACATACTGAAAACTTTGTTCTTATAGATAAAGAAGGCAGGTTGCGCAGTCGTACTTATGATGGCACTCAAATGGAAGAAATAGAAGCTCTTATTGAGGACATATACATACTTAAAGCTACTTATGAAGAGTAA
- a CDS encoding PSP1 domain-containing protein: protein MSCNSCGTGGGTPGGCKNHGTCGTSGCNKLTVFDWLANMELPDGQAPFNYVEVRFKNSRKEYFINSENLQLKIGDIVATQTETGHDIGIVTLTGELVRVQLKKKKIRYETDDMPKVYRIASQTDIDKWKAAREREEPMKVRAREIAIRLNLQMKISDIEFQGDGSKATFYYTAEERVDFRQLIREYATEFKTRIEMRQIGLRQEAARLGGIGSCGRELCCSTWLTDFRSVTTSAARYQNLSLNPQKLAGQCGKLKCCLNYELDSYMDALKDFPKQNQKLYTEKGTAVCQKIDIFKGLMWYCYEGEWMNWHTLTTTQVHEIVSKNKAKEKVASIEEYAAEHVVIEEVNFENVVGQDSLTRFDQPATKNKKRKKRRNNRGPKPDAAAKKTSQPNHKKAPQSKAPQTKGPKPDAKGQKPKPKPRRKPTNQNKPKDGTQTTQSKPKPKPTGDAANKPRKKRPNNRNRPPKKNE from the coding sequence ATGAGCTGTAATAGTTGTGGAACCGGTGGAGGAACTCCAGGCGGTTGTAAAAATCACGGTACATGTGGTACTAGTGGATGTAATAAATTGACGGTTTTTGACTGGTTAGCAAACATGGAATTGCCAGACGGTCAGGCACCTTTTAATTATGTAGAAGTAAGGTTTAAAAATAGCCGTAAAGAATATTTTATTAACTCTGAAAATTTACAATTAAAAATAGGTGACATCGTTGCCACACAGACAGAGACTGGTCACGACATAGGTATAGTAACTCTTACTGGTGAGTTAGTACGTGTACAATTGAAGAAAAAGAAAATCCGTTATGAGACAGATGATATGCCTAAGGTTTATCGCATCGCGTCACAGACAGATATAGATAAATGGAAGGCAGCTCGTGAGAGAGAAGAACCTATGAAGGTGCGCGCACGTGAAATAGCCATACGTTTAAACCTTCAAATGAAAATCTCTGATATTGAATTTCAGGGAGACGGATCAAAAGCTACCTTTTACTATACTGCAGAAGAACGCGTTGATTTCCGCCAGTTAATTAGAGAATACGCAACAGAGTTTAAGACACGTATTGAGATGCGCCAGATAGGTTTGCGTCAAGAAGCTGCTAGATTAGGTGGTATAGGGTCATGTGGTCGCGAGTTATGCTGTTCAACTTGGTTAACAGACTTCCGTTCAGTAACAACTAGTGCAGCACGTTATCAAAACCTTTCTTTAAATCCACAAAAACTTGCTGGACAATGTGGGAAATTAAAGTGTTGTTTAAATTATGAACTAGATTCATATATGGACGCTCTCAAGGACTTTCCTAAACAAAACCAGAAATTATACACTGAAAAAGGAACCGCTGTTTGTCAGAAAATTGACATCTTTAAAGGACTGATGTGGTATTGTTATGAAGGAGAATGGATGAACTGGCATACATTAACTACAACACAAGTACATGAGATTGTTTCTAAAAATAAAGCCAAAGAAAAAGTAGCTAGTATAGAAGAATATGCAGCAGAGCATGTTGTTATTGAAGAAGTTAACTTTGAAAACGTTGTGGGACAAGATAGTTTGACTCGTTTTGATCAACCTGCTACTAAAAATAAAAAGCGTAAAAAACGTCGTAATAATCGTGGTCCTAAACCAGATGCCGCTGCAAAGAAAACATCACAGCCTAATCATAAGAAAGCACCGCAATCTAAGGCGCCACAGACTAAAGGTCCAAAACCAGATGCAAAAGGTCAGAAACCTAAACCTAAGCCTAGAAGAAAACCGACCAATCAAAATAAACCCAAAGACGGGACTCAAACCACGCAGTCAAAACCTAAGCCTAAACCAACAGGTGATGCCGCTAATAAACCGCGTAAAAAAAGGCCCAATAATCGCAATAGACCACCTAAGAAAAACGAGTAA
- a CDS encoding gliding motility lipoprotein GldH, with the protein MRITLLLILSCLTLVSCDNNLVDSQSVAFSDAQWSLLEAPVFKIQPVDTVNTYDMFLHMRNNHNYAYSNLYLIAEMKFPQGKIVTDTLEYNMATPQGQFLGSGYSDVYENKLWYKEGVRFRESGTYLLTLRHAMRKNGSVDGIAQLEGVLDIGYSIEKQVQHGSN; encoded by the coding sequence ATGAGAATCACCTTACTTTTAATTTTAAGTTGTTTAACCTTGGTGTCTTGCGATAATAATTTAGTTGATTCGCAATCAGTTGCCTTTAGCGATGCTCAATGGAGTCTTCTTGAAGCGCCTGTTTTTAAGATTCAGCCAGTAGATACAGTGAACACATATGACATGTTTCTCCATATGAGAAATAATCACAACTATGCCTATAGCAACCTATACTTAATCGCCGAGATGAAATTTCCACAAGGAAAAATCGTTACAGACACATTAGAGTATAACATGGCCACACCACAAGGTCAATTCCTAGGCTCAGGTTATAGTGATGTTTATGAAAATAAATTATGGTATAAGGAAGGAGTACGCTTTCGCGAAAGCGGAACTTATCTACTCACCTTACGCCATGCAATGAGAAAAAATGGTTCTGTAGACGGTATTGCCCAGTTAGAAGGAGTACTCGATATAGGATATAGTATAGAAAAACAAGTGCAACATGGCAGCAACTAA
- a CDS encoding penicillin-binding protein 1A, with protein sequence MAATKAQKAQKEQETKKNIKLFWKLVFVGIGMVILLFLLTAWGIFGSLPDHTILENPQSELATEIVTADGKTLGSFYTDNRKPVKYEDLPQNLIDALVSTEDERFWDHSGIDGYGTARAFAFLGQKGGASTITQQLAKLYFTEQRSSNKIERGIQKIREWIIATRLEKQYTKEEIITQYLNQFDFLKQAIGIRSASNIYFGKEPKELTVEESAVFVAMLKNPRQFNPYREISKEKSLGRRNQVFVQMVRNGKMTEATKDSLREQPIKLNFTPEGHNDGMGTYFREYLRDWLKDWAASNTNPETGENYNLYNDGLKINVTIDSRMQKYAEDAMVAHMANLQLEFDSQNEKLKTAPFRDITAKQVESSINRAIKVSERWKLMKKEGKSEKEILASFDKETEMTVFDWQAPGRERDTVMTPRDSIYYYKKFLQVGMMSMEPQTGYVKAWVGGINHKHFKFDHVKKGVRQAGSTFKPFLYATAIDLLKYSPCKELPDGEYTIPAGKHGNTKDWTPSNSNGKYGTIRTLKDALAHSVNTISARLMDDVGPQPVIDLAGRLGINTKEMAPVPSLALGTADVSLFEMVGAYGVFANEGIYNTPVLVTSIQDKNGTVLYQYVPETRDVMNPETAFVTLKLMQGVTQSGSGSRLRGSWAKNNKFYKSVVTGYPYDFKNEIAGKTGTTQNNSDGWFMGIVPNLVSGVWVGGEDRSVHFPSTRYGQGATMALPIWGSYMKSVYADENLDISKANFNEPENLSIIVDCEEYKNGDDGLEDEDDAGDELGM encoded by the coding sequence ATGGCAGCAACTAAAGCACAAAAAGCTCAAAAAGAGCAAGAAACTAAGAAGAATATTAAATTATTCTGGAAACTAGTATTTGTAGGTATAGGAATGGTAATTCTTTTATTTTTACTTACAGCATGGGGAATCTTCGGTTCTTTACCAGATCACACCATATTAGAAAACCCACAATCTGAACTAGCCACAGAAATAGTCACGGCAGATGGTAAAACGCTAGGTAGCTTTTATACAGATAATCGTAAACCAGTGAAGTATGAGGATCTACCACAAAATCTTATCGACGCACTAGTCTCGACTGAAGATGAACGTTTCTGGGATCATAGTGGTATTGATGGTTATGGTACAGCTAGAGCATTTGCCTTTTTAGGACAAAAAGGTGGTGCAAGTACCATCACGCAACAGCTAGCAAAACTGTACTTTACAGAGCAGCGCAGTAGTAACAAAATTGAACGTGGAATTCAGAAAATCCGGGAATGGATTATCGCTACACGTCTTGAAAAACAGTATACTAAAGAAGAGATAATCACGCAGTATTTAAATCAGTTTGATTTTTTAAAACAAGCCATAGGTATACGATCAGCTTCTAATATTTATTTTGGTAAAGAGCCTAAGGAATTAACTGTAGAAGAAAGTGCGGTTTTTGTAGCCATGCTCAAAAACCCTAGACAGTTCAATCCTTATAGAGAAATATCTAAAGAAAAATCATTAGGTCGTCGTAATCAGGTTTTTGTTCAAATGGTGCGCAATGGAAAAATGACTGAAGCAACTAAAGATAGTCTTAGAGAACAACCTATTAAATTAAACTTTACACCAGAAGGTCACAACGACGGTATGGGGACTTATTTCCGCGAGTATTTAAGAGACTGGTTGAAGGATTGGGCAGCTAGTAATACTAATCCAGAGACTGGAGAGAATTATAATCTCTATAATGATGGGTTAAAGATTAATGTAACGATCGATAGTCGCATGCAAAAATATGCAGAAGATGCCATGGTTGCACATATGGCAAACCTGCAGCTAGAGTTTGATTCCCAAAACGAGAAATTAAAAACGGCTCCTTTTAGAGACATCACTGCAAAACAGGTTGAATCTTCAATTAATCGCGCCATAAAAGTTTCAGAAAGATGGAAATTGATGAAGAAAGAAGGCAAGTCAGAAAAAGAAATTCTTGCAAGTTTTGATAAAGAAACAGAGATGACTGTCTTTGATTGGCAGGCTCCAGGTCGCGAGCGTGACACAGTAATGACACCACGTGATTCAATATACTACTATAAGAAATTCTTGCAAGTAGGTATGATGTCTATGGAACCTCAAACAGGTTATGTAAAAGCTTGGGTAGGTGGAATTAATCACAAGCATTTTAAATTTGATCATGTTAAAAAAGGAGTGCGCCAGGCTGGATCTACCTTTAAGCCATTTTTATATGCAACAGCTATAGATCTATTAAAATATTCTCCATGTAAAGAATTACCAGATGGAGAATATACGATACCAGCAGGCAAACATGGTAATACTAAGGACTGGACGCCTAGTAATTCTAATGGAAAGTATGGTACGATTAGGACATTGAAAGATGCTCTAGCACATTCTGTAAACACAATATCTGCTAGATTAATGGATGATGTAGGACCACAACCTGTGATAGATCTTGCAGGTCGTCTAGGTATAAATACTAAAGAAATGGCACCTGTTCCTTCACTAGCATTGGGTACTGCAGATGTAAGCCTTTTTGAAATGGTAGGCGCATATGGTGTTTTTGCAAATGAAGGTATTTACAATACTCCAGTTTTAGTAACTAGTATTCAAGATAAAAATGGTACGGTACTTTATCAATATGTTCCAGAAACAAGAGATGTGATGAATCCCGAAACCGCATTTGTAACTCTTAAATTAATGCAAGGTGTTACTCAATCTGGTAGTGGAAGCCGTTTGAGAGGTAGCTGGGCAAAAAACAATAAGTTCTATAAAAGTGTAGTAACTGGCTACCCATATGATTTTAAAAATGAAATAGCTGGTAAAACAGGTACTACTCAAAACAACTCTGATGGATGGTTTATGGGTATTGTTCCTAATTTAGTGTCTGGTGTATGGGTAGGTGGAGAAGATCGTTCAGTCCATTTTCCTAGCACTCGTTATGGTCAAGGTGCTACTATGGCACTACCTATATGGGGTTCTTACATGAAATCTGTTTATGCAGATGAAAATCTGGATATATCAAAAGCAAATTTCAATGAACCAGAAAATTTATCCATTATAGTAGATTGTGAAGAGTATAAGAATGGTGATGATGGTTTAGAAGATGAAGATGACGCTGGCGATGAATTAGGAATGTAA
- a CDS encoding 3'-5' exonuclease, with translation MLDALKLENVLFLDIETVPLHPSFDKLDVLDQQLYADKTKYQRKEEFTPEEFYDRAGIWAEFGKIVCISVGYFVDRTYRQFRVRSFTGSEIDLLEEFSTLLKNHFSGRHHLLCAHNGKEFDFPFIARRMIINGIAIPAKLNLFGKKPWEVPHLDTMELWKFGDYKHFTSLKLMTRVLGISSPKDDIDGSQVRNVYYEENDVNRIARYCEKDVIAVAQIVLKLRLEPLLTDDQIITK, from the coding sequence ATGCTAGATGCACTTAAACTCGAGAATGTCCTGTTTCTAGATATAGAAACAGTTCCTTTACATCCATCATTTGATAAACTGGATGTTTTAGATCAGCAGCTCTATGCAGATAAAACTAAATATCAACGTAAAGAAGAATTTACACCCGAGGAATTTTATGATCGTGCAGGTATCTGGGCAGAGTTTGGTAAAATAGTTTGCATATCAGTAGGGTACTTTGTAGACCGTACTTATAGACAGTTTAGAGTACGCAGTTTTACAGGATCTGAAATTGACCTCTTAGAAGAGTTCAGTACATTACTTAAAAACCATTTCTCTGGAAGACATCATTTGCTTTGTGCCCATAACGGTAAGGAGTTTGATTTCCCTTTTATAGCAAGACGTATGATTATTAATGGAATTGCTATACCTGCAAAACTTAATCTCTTTGGTAAAAAGCCATGGGAAGTACCGCATTTAGATACTATGGAGTTATGGAAATTTGGCGATTATAAGCATTTCACATCTCTAAAATTAATGACTCGTGTATTAGGTATTTCATCGCCTAAGGATGACATAGATGGCTCTCAAGTACGCAATGTGTATTATGAAGAAAACGATGTGAACCGCATTGCTAGATATTGTGAAAAAGACGTTATCGCTGTAGCTCAAATAGTTCTTAAATTGCGATTAGAACCTTTACTTACAGATGACCAAATCATCACAAAATAA
- a CDS encoding ABC transporter ATP-binding protein, translating into MTKSSQNKPLAVVKNLNVTFQNGKQENQVLFDVNLELFENEILAIVGESGSGKSVTSKALMGLLPAQKTIIDATVLSILEKDLRYFKGRDWSRFRGSVISMIFQEPMSSLNPTITCGKQVAEILEIHTSLSSKEIKTEVLQLFEKVKLPIPEQTFQKYPHEISGGQMQRVMIAMAIACKPIILIADEPTTALDVTVQKEIILLIKDLQKEYGMSVLFISHDLGLVHEIADRIAVMYKGKVVETGTPHQLFENAQETYTKALIAARPDTKSRLKRLPIINDFMVDTVPTEVVTDIERVQSHSKLYTQEPLLELVNVVKKYPLKKELFKEQQFFTAVNGVSLKLYAGESLGLVGESGCGKSTLGNMILGLRDITSGQLIYKGVDITNLKGHKMRSLRKEIQIIFQDPFASLNPRLTVGQAIMEPMKWHGIGTNDKDRKERVMKLLERVGLTQDQYNRYPHEFSGGQRQRIGIARTVALEPELIVCDESVSALDISVQAQVLNLLNEFKEDFGFSYLFISHDLAVVKYFCDQVIVMNQGRIEEQNEADELYRNPQTDYTKKLIAAIPKG; encoded by the coding sequence ATGACCAAATCATCACAAAATAAGCCACTGGCTGTTGTAAAAAATCTCAATGTTACCTTTCAAAATGGTAAACAAGAGAATCAAGTCTTATTTGACGTTAATCTCGAGTTATTTGAAAATGAAATTCTTGCCATAGTTGGTGAATCTGGTAGCGGTAAGTCTGTTACTTCTAAGGCATTAATGGGTTTATTGCCTGCTCAAAAAACGATTATAGATGCCACGGTATTATCTATTCTAGAAAAGGATTTACGTTACTTCAAAGGTCGAGATTGGTCACGCTTTCGCGGAAGCGTGATAAGTATGATTTTTCAAGAACCTATGAGCTCTCTAAATCCTACTATCACATGTGGTAAGCAAGTAGCAGAAATTCTTGAGATTCATACCAGCTTATCTTCTAAAGAAATTAAAACAGAGGTTTTACAACTTTTTGAAAAGGTAAAATTGCCCATTCCTGAGCAAACGTTTCAAAAATATCCACACGAGATCAGTGGTGGTCAAATGCAACGTGTTATGATTGCTATGGCGATAGCCTGTAAACCTATAATACTAATTGCAGATGAGCCTACCACAGCGCTAGATGTTACCGTTCAAAAAGAAATTATTTTACTGATTAAAGATCTTCAAAAAGAATATGGGATGAGCGTGCTTTTTATCTCGCACGATCTAGGTCTAGTTCATGAGATAGCAGACCGTATTGCGGTGATGTATAAAGGTAAAGTAGTAGAAACAGGAACACCACATCAGTTGTTTGAAAATGCCCAAGAAACATACACTAAAGCACTTATTGCGGCTAGACCAGATACGAAGTCCAGACTTAAAAGACTACCTATAATTAACGATTTTATGGTAGATACTGTTCCTACAGAGGTGGTTACTGATATAGAAAGAGTCCAATCGCATAGCAAATTGTATACTCAAGAGCCGTTACTAGAATTAGTTAATGTGGTGAAGAAATACCCACTTAAAAAAGAGTTATTTAAAGAGCAACAATTTTTTACCGCTGTTAACGGTGTAAGTCTTAAGTTGTATGCTGGTGAGTCCTTGGGATTAGTAGGAGAAAGTGGTTGTGGTAAAAGCACGCTGGGCAATATGATACTAGGTTTGCGTGATATTACTAGTGGGCAGTTGATTTATAAAGGAGTAGATATTACAAATCTTAAGGGACATAAAATGCGATCTCTAAGAAAAGAAATACAGATTATATTTCAAGACCCATTTGCATCATTAAATCCGCGATTGACGGTTGGACAAGCGATTATGGAACCTATGAAATGGCATGGAATAGGTACTAATGATAAGGACCGTAAAGAACGCGTTATGAAATTACTGGAACGAGTAGGATTAACTCAAGATCAATATAATCGTTATCCGCATGAGTTTAGTGGTGGACAGCGGCAACGCATAGGTATAGCGAGAACTGTAGCCTTAGAACCAGAGTTGATAGTTTGTGATGAATCTGTAAGTGCATTGGACATTTCTGTACAAGCACAAGTTCTCAATTTATTGAATGAGTTTAAAGAGGATTTTGGTTTTTCTTACCTGTTTATTTCTCATGATCTAGCGGTAGTTAAATACTTTTGTGACCAAGTCATTGTGATGAATCAAGGCCGTATCGAGGAACAAAACGAGGCTGATGAACTTTATCGCAATCCTCAAACAGATTACACTAAAAAGTTAATTGCAGCTATTCCTAAAGGGTAA